A part of Gossypium hirsutum isolate 1008001.06 chromosome A07, Gossypium_hirsutum_v2.1, whole genome shotgun sequence genomic DNA contains:
- the LOC107952719 gene encoding AT-rich interactive domain-containing protein 1, producing MGLNSKSMPGLSIRADESSLDCKKPPENLEPAGSSIGLDPFSEGSFLKSEPDKLRFGFNKFLGLFLKEICAQGCVCSLPPMAEGGQPVDWLKLFLVVREKGGYNAVSESGLWDSVATESGLGLNVASLVKLVYLKYLVSLERWLERIVQSEDLKSESHYTGNLVEMGIELKRFLSESKKIAEFSQVEESVVAGSGGGEKFVNGEQSMDIDITKDFLDYNEVEKLRNDDDLKSVVVDSDGEKKFINVDEYVHTPSDLVKSAGNSTDVEKFCNEDEVKSAIMEDSVECKKCTHSDYDVVKLDSSDIKEKLSSNKRKRDSSAIMEDSVECKKCTHCDDDVVKLDSSDIKEKLSSNKRKRDSSAIMEDSVECKKCTHSDDDVVKLDSSDIKEKLSSNKRKRDSSAIMEDSVECKKYTHSDDDVVKLDSSDIKENFSSNKRKLDSMWGMLNWVKEVAMDPCDLVVGSLPESSEWKSYGSEELWKQILLFRVAAFHRKDDHSSSDQSKRQKTQKMHPCMYDDNTKIGYNLRERLSCTKKLLFGRTDAKEQNWSQSSGNHSDFNGTCDSVTPGSVFDYEADIQVPIGPQFQFEVPVWTGVASGSDAKWLGTRFWPLEKKENRFLIERDRIGKGRQDSCGCQVQGSLQCVKFHVAEKRSKLKLELGPAFKKLKFDKMGEDVASAWKEGEQKMFSNIVKSNPSSQQKCFWDEICKHFRNKSREELVCYYYNVFLLQRRAYQNRVTPSNIDSDDEPESELVAKGIGQEAIKPYTSILISPKKSQKKSRYSSK from the exons aTG GGTTTGAATTCGAAATCAATGCCAGGATTGTCTATTAGAGCTGACGAATCTTCACTAGATTGCAAAAAACCCCCTGAAAATCTCGAGCCAGCTGGTTCTTCGATTGGTTTGGATCCCTTTTCTGAAGGGTCTTTCTTGAAATCTGAACCTGATAAGCTTAGATTTGGGTTTAACAAGTTCCTTGGGTTGTTTTTAAAAGAGATCTGTGCCCAAGGTTGTGTTTGCTCACTCCCTCCAATGGCTGAAGGTGGGCAGCCTGTGGACTGGCTTAAGCTTTTTTTGGTTGTAAGAGAGAAAGGTGGATACAATGCTGTTTCAGAAAGTGGGTTATGGGATTCAGTTGCCAcagaatctgggttgggtttaaATGTAGCgtcattggttaagttggtataTCTTAAGTACTTAGTTTCATTAGAGAGATGGTTGGAGAGAATTGTTCAAAGTGAGGACTTGAAGAGTGAATCACATTATACTGGTAATTTGGTGGAGATGGGAATTGAGCTTAAAAGGTTTTTATCGGAGTCAAAGAAAATTGCGGAGTTTTCTCAAGTGGAAGAGAGTGTAGTGGCAGGGTCGGGTGGAGGAGAAAAATTTGTAAATGGCGAACAATCTATGGATATTGATATAACCAAGGATTTTTTAGATTACAACGAAGTGGAAAAATTACGAAATGATGATGACTTAAAGAGTGTGGTGGTTGATTCAGACGGTGAAAAAAAGTTCATTAATGTTGATGAATATGTACATACGCCTTCAGATTTGGTGAAAAGTGCAGGTAACTCTACCGATGTAGAGAAATTTTGTAATGAGGATGAGGTGAAAAGTGCAATTATGGAGGATTCTGTTGAATGTAAGAAATGCACACATAGTGATTATGATGTTGTGAAGTTGGATTCAAGTGACATTAAGGAAAAATTGTCTTCAAATAAGAGGAAGAGGGATTCAAGTGCAATTATGGAGGATTCTGTTGAATGTAAGAAATGCACACATTGTGATGATGATGTTGTGAAGTTGGATTCAAGTGACATTAAGGAAAAATTGTCTTCAAATAAGAGGAAGAGGGATTCAAGTGCAATTATGGAGGATTCTGTTGAATGTAAGAAATGCACACATAGTGATGATGATGTTGTGAAGTTGGATTCAAGTGACATTAAGGAAAAATTGTCTTCAAATAAGAGGAAGAGGGATTCAAGTGCAATTATGGAGGATTCTGTTGAATGTAAGAAATACACACATAGTGATGATGATGTTGTGAAGTTGGATTCAAGTGACATTAAGGAAAACTTTTCTTCAAATAAGAGGAAGCTGGATTCTATGTGGGGAATGCTTAATTGGGTTAAAGAGGTTGCGATGGATCCATGTGATCTGGTGGTTGGTTCATTACCGGAGAGCTCAGAGTGGAAGTCTTATGGTAGTGAGGAACTTTGGAAGCAGATTTTATTGTTTCGAGTAGCTGCCTTTCACAGAAAGGATGATCATTCAAGTTCTGACCAGTCAAAACGGCAG AAAACTCAGAAGATGCATCCTTGCATGTATGATGATAACACTAAAATTGGGTACAATCTCAGAGAAAGGTTGAGTTGCACCAAGAAGCTCCTTTTTGGGAGAACAGATGCAAAGGAACAGAATTGGTCACAGTCCTCAGGGAATCACAGTGACTTCAATGGAACCTGTGACTCTGTGACTCCAGGTTCTGTTTTTGACTATGAAGCTGACATTCAAGTTCCTATTGGGCCACAGTTTCAGTTTGAGGTACCAGTCTGGACGGGAGTAGCTTCAGGAAGTGATGCAAAATGGTTGGGAACTCGTTTTTGGCCATTGGAGAAAAAGGAAAACAGGTTCTTGATCGAAAGAGATCGGATTGGAAAGGGAAGACAAGATTCATGTGGTTGCCAAGTCCAAGGTTCTCTACAATGTGTAAAATTTCATGTTGCTGAGAAAAGATCAAAGCTTAAGCTTGAGCTGGGTCCAGCTTTCAAGAAGTTGAAATTTGATAAGATGGGTGAAGACGTTGCATCTGCTTGGAAGGAAGGGGAACAGAAGATGTTTTCGAATATAGTGAAGTCAAATCCTTCGTCACAACAGAAATGTTTCTGGGATGAGATCTGCAAACATTTTCGTAACAAAAGTAGGGAAGAACTTGTTTGCTATTACTACAATGTCTTTCTTTTGCAGCGTAGAGCATACCAGAATCGGGTCACTCCAAGCAACATTGACAGTGATGATGAACCTGAATCTGAATTAGTTGCTAAAGGCATTGGGCAGGAAGCAATTAAGCCATATACCTCCATCTTAATATCTCCAAAGAAGTCGCAGAAAAAATCAAGATACTCTTCCAAGTAA